One region of Glycine max cultivar Williams 82 chromosome 9, Glycine_max_v4.0, whole genome shotgun sequence genomic DNA includes:
- the LOC100813901 gene encoding cellulose synthase-like protein D3, producing MATKFKRVSSIRKITHLSNDMDQEGANGGIATTYSVHIPPTPDNQPMEISLERSNSRRVEDQYASSSLFTGGFNQLTRAHLKDKVIESESSHPQMAGAKGSSCAVPGCDRSLMTNERGLDVVPCECDYKICKDCYMDALRAGEGICPGCKKPYKEDPEHELQDVANSQALPLPAPPGAAHGVNKMDKSLSFPRSQSNEFDHAKWLFETKGSYGYGNAMWPNKEEEPDASSGFGSDWMEGDPNVFKEKQWKPLTRKLSISAAILSPYRLMILVRLVVLVLFLKWRVENPNEDAVWLWGMSVVCEIWFAFSWLLDQLPKLFPVNRVADLDVLKDKFETPNPTNPTGKSDLPGIDMFVSTADPEKEPPLVTANTILSILAADYPVEKLSCYVSDDGGALLTFEAMAEAAAFANMWVPFCRKHHIEPRNPESYFNLKRDPYKNKVRSDFVRDRRRVKREYDEFKVRINSLPDSIRRRSDAYNAREEMKAMKKWREDRNEEPMENLKIPKATWMADTKHWPGTWTTAAPEHSRGDHASIIQVMLQPPSDEPLTGKESDSNALDFSEVDIRLPMLVYVSREKRPGYDHNKKAGAMNALVRASAIMSNGPFILNLDCDHYIYNSEALREGMCFMMDRGGDRLCYVQFPQRFEGIDTNDRYANHNTVFFDVNMRALDGIQGPVYVGTGCLFRRTALYGFDPPRIKEEGGWFGGKEKKKKSSTVASVSESLRNGSIEEEEMSSDLVPKKFGNSSLLVDSVRVAEFQGLPLADDDSSMKYGRPPGALTLPRDPLDVATVAEAINVISCWYEDKTEWGLRVGWIYGSVTEDVVTGYRMHNRGWNSIYCVTKRDAFRGTAPINLTDRLHQVLRWATGSVEIFFSRNNALFASSRLKLLQRIAYLNVGIYPFTSIFLIVYCFVPALSLFTGQFIVQTLQVTFLVYLLGITLTLVILAALEIKWSGIELEEWWRNEQFWLIGGTSAHLAAVLQGLLKVMAGIEISFTLTSKSGGDDENDEFADLYVIKWTSLMIPPITIMMVNLIAIAVAVSRTIYSEDREWSSLLGGVFFSFWVLSHLYPFAKGLMGRRGRTPTIVFVWSGLISITISLLWVAIDPPSGSSQIGGSFQFP from the exons ATGGCTACTAAATTCAAGCGTGTATCCTCCATTCGGAAGATCACACATCTGAGCAATGATATGGATCAGGAGGGTGCGAATGGGGGGATTGCTACTACCTACTCAGTTCACATTCCTCCAACACCTGATAACCAGCCTATGGAGATTTCGCTGGAGAGGTCGAATTCTCGGAGAGTGGAGGACCAATACGCTTCGAGTTCTTTGTTCACAGGTGGTTTTAATCAGCTCACACGTGCTCATTTGAAGGACAAGGTGATCGAGTCAGAATCCAGCCACCCCCAGATGGCTGGTGCAAAAGGGTCCTCTTGTGCAGTACCTGGGTGTGATAGAAGTCTCATGACTAATGAAAGAGGGCTGGATGTGGTTCCTTGTGAGTGTGATTACAAGATTTGTAAGGATTGTTATATGGATGCTTTGAGGGCTGGTGAGGGGATTTGCCCTGGTTGTAAGAAGCCTTACAAGGAGGACCCTGAGCATGAGCTGCAAGATGTTGCCAACTCACAGGCACTGCCTTTGCCTGCGCCTCCTGGTGCTGCTCATGGGGTTAATAAGATGGACAAAAGTTTGTCGTTCCCGAGGAGCCAGAGTAATGAGTTTGATCATGCTAAGTGGTTGTTTGAAACCAAGGGGAGCTATGGATATGGGAATGCTATGTGGCCTAATAAAGAAGAGGAGCCTGATGCCAGTTCTGGTTTTGGCTCTGATTGGATGGAGGGTGACCCTAATGTGTTCAAGGAGAAGCAGTGGAAGCCCTTGACCCGCAAATTGAGTATTTCTGCTGCAATTCTCAGTCCTTATCG GCTGATGATATTAGTTCGGCTAGTGGTTCTAGTTTTGTTCCTAAAGTGGAGGGTCGAAAACCCCAATGAGGATGCAGTCTGGCTGTGGGGAATGTCTGTGGTTTGTGAAATCTGGTTTGCCTTCTCCTGGCTGCTTGACCAGCTTCCTAAGCTCTTCCCCGTAAACCGTGTTGCCGATCTTGATGTTTTGAAAGACAAGTTTGAAACTCCTAATCCCACCAATCCTACTGGGAAATCTGATCTTCCAGGAATAGATATGTTTGTCTCAACTGCTGATCCAGAAAAAGAACCACCACTTGTTACTGCAAATACCATTCTCTCTATTCTAGCTGCTGATTATCCTGTTGAGAAACTCTCATGTTATGTCTCTGACGATGGAGGTGCACTTCTAACTTTTGAGGCCATGGCAGAGGCTGCAGCTTTTGCCAATATGTGGGTTCCTTTTTGTCGGAAGCACCACATTGAGCCCAGGAACCCAGAATCTTATTTTAACCTGAAGAGAGATCCCTACAAGAACAAAGTGCGGTCTGATTTTGTGAGGGACCGCAGGCGAGTAAAGCGTGAGTATGACGAGTTCAAGGTACGGATTAATAGCCTTCCTGATTCGATCCGGCGCCGTTCTGATGCATATAATGCCAGAGAAGAAATGAAGGCAATGAAGAAGTGGAGAGAGGATAGAAATGAAGAACCAATGGAAAATTTGAAGATTCCTAAAGCTACATGGATGGCTGATACTAAGCACTGGCCTGGTACTTGGACAACTGCTGCACCGGAGCATTCAAGGGGTGATCATGCAAGTATCATACAG GTAATGTTACAACCCCCAAGTGATGAACCACTGACTGGAAAAGAATCAGATTCAAATGCCTTGGATTTCAGTGAAGTTGATATTCGTCTTCCTATGCTTGTCTATGTTTCTCGTGAAAAACGACCCGGCTATGATCACAACAAAAAGGCAGGGGCCATGAATGCCTTGGTTCGAGCCTCGGCCATAATGTCCAATGGCCCTTTCATACTTAATCTTGACTGTGACCATTACATATACAACTCTGAGGCACTGAGAGAAGGAATGTGCTTCATGATGGACCGCGGTGGGGACAGGCTCTGCTATGTTCAATTtcctcaaaggtttgaaggaaTCGACACCAATGATCGCTATGCGAACCATAACACTGTCTTCTTTGATGTCAATATGCGCGCTCTTGATGGAATCCAAGGTCCTGTATATGTTGGAACAGGATGTCTATTTCGAAGAACTGCTCTCTATGGCTTTGATCCACCCCGGATTAAAGAAGAGGGCGGTTGGTTTGGtgggaaggagaagaagaagaaatcctcAACGGTGGCCTCTGTCTCTGAGTCATTGAGGAATGGCAGCATAGAGGAAGAAGAAATGAGCAGTGATCTTGTTCCAAAGAAATTTGGCAACTCAAGTCTTCTTGTTGATTCAGTAAGGGTGGCTGAGTTCCAAGGCCTACCCCTTGCTGATGATGATTCATCTATGAAATATGGGCGTCCACCCGGTGCTCTAACTCTCCCTCGTGATCCTCTTGATGTTGCTACAGTTGCTGAGGCCATCAATGTCATCTCGTGCTGGTACGAAGACAAAACTGAATGGGGCCTTAGAGTTGGGTGGATCTATGGATCAGTTACTGAGGATGTTGTGACAGGCTACAGAATGCACAATAGAGGATGGAATTCTATATATTGTGTCACCAAAAGGGATGCCTTCCGCGGCACTGCTCCAATCAATCTCACAGATAGGCTTCACCAGGTTCTTCGCTGGGCAACCGGCTCAGTTGAAATCTTCTTTTCCcgcaacaatgctctttttgCCAGCTCTAGATTGAAACTTCTTCAGAGGATTGCTTACCTTAATGTTGGAATTTATCCATTCACTTCCATCTTCCTTATCGTGTATTGCTTCGTTCCTGCTCTCTCACTTTTCACTGGCCAGTTCATTGTTCAAACCCTTCAAGTCACCTTCCTAGTTTACCTCTTGGGCATAACCTTGACCCTTGTCATCCTTGCTGCTTTGGAAATCAAGTGGTCCGGCATTGAGCTCGAAGAGTGGTGGAGGAATGAGCAATTCTGGTTGATTGGAGGCACAAGTGCACACCTTGCTGCTGTGCTCCAGGGTCTGCTGAAGGTGATGGCTGGCATTGAGATTTCATTCACTTTGACATCAAAATCCGGCGGTGATGACGAAAACGATGAATTTGCCGATCTCTATGTCATCAAGTGGACATCTCTTATGATACCACCAATAACTATCATGATGGTTAATCTGATAGCCATTGCTGTTGCTGTTAGCAGAACTATATACAGCGAAGATCGCGAATGGAGCAGCTTGCTTGGAGGTGTGTTTTTCAGTTTTTGGGTCTTGTCTCATTTGTATCCCTTTGCAAAAGGGCTAATGGGTAGAAGGGGTAGGACACCCACTATTGTGTTTGTTTGGTCGGGGCTAATTTCAATTACTATCTCACTCCTTTGGGTTGCTATTGATCCTCCCTCTGGCAGCAGCCAAATTGGAGGGTCATTCCAATTCCCTTGA